The Hyperolius riggenbachi isolate aHypRig1 chromosome 3, aHypRig1.pri, whole genome shotgun sequence genome window below encodes:
- the LOC137561805 gene encoding E3 ubiquitin-protein ligase TRIM39-like, with translation MASAGLREELECSICLSIYTDPVTLRCGHNFCQGCIHRVLATQEGSGGYSCPECREEFKERSALQRNIKLRNIVENFLSTQPGQDESQVFCSQCFHAPVPAVKSCLLCEVSLCENHLRVHKKSPEHVLCDPTSSPETRKCSIHQEVLKYYCTEDSSCICVSCCLIGKHKGHQMESLDEASKKKKKKLRDFLQEVMSLREENEKRVQSLEERRRKAQEKAADETETVTALFRDLRRRLEELEKRVLGDLTRQAERVSSHYNDVIRQLGIRKEELSRKMRHIEELCNMTDPLTVLQESNTRDTYDTEEGDRHDGGDLDVTGISHTLHTGLADIMSGVTGGLYIQPADISLDVNTASNYLQISDDRKSAIYAENQIYPDTPERFQDYIHVLSSRSFSSGRHYWEVDVGGSERWRVGMCYPSIDRRGDQALIRYNYKSWTLDREYDQYSVIHGSEVIQLPDGICSDRVRVSMDYEAGQISFYALCDPIRHFHTFTATFTEPLYAGLAVATGCVKISGGNQK, from the coding sequence ATGGCGTCTGCTGGTCTGAGAGAGGAGCTGGAGTGTTCCATCTGTCTGAGcatttatacagatcctgtaaCCCTGAGATGTGGACACAACTTCTGCCAGGGCTGTATTCATCGTGTTCTGGCCACACAGGAGGGGTCTGGAGGATATTCCTGTCCTGAATGCAGAGAGGAGTTTAAGGAGCGGTCGGCACTGCAGAGGAACATAAAGCTGCGTAACATAGTGGAGAACTTCCTGTCTACTCAGCCAGGTCAGGACGAGTCTCAGGTCTTCTGCAGTCAGTGTTTTCATGCTCCTGTACCTGCTGTGAAATCCTGTCTGCTGTGTGAGGTTTCTCTGTGTGAGAATCACCTGAGAGTCCATAAAAAGTCCCCAGAACACGTCTTATGTGATCCCACCTCCTCCCCAGAGACCAGGAAATGCTCCATCCATCAAGAGGTGCTTAaatattactgcactgaggactCCTCTTGTAtctgtgtgtcctgctgtctgattGGAAAACATAAAGGACATCAGATGGAGTCTCTGGATGAGGCCtctaagaagaagaaaaaaaagttgcGAGATtttctgcaggaagtgatgtcactgagGGAGGAAAAtgagaaaagagtccagagtctggaggaacgcaggagaaaagcacaagaaaaagcagCTGATGAAACAGAGACAGTCACTGccctgtttagagacctcaggagacGGCTGGAGGAGCTGGAGAAGAGAGTCCTGGGTGACCTCACCAGACAGGCAGAGCGGGTGTCGTCACACTATAATGATGTTATCAGGCAGCTGGGAATAAGGAaggaggagctgtccaggaagatgcgtcacattgaggagctgtgtaacatgaccgatccactgactgtcttacaggaatcaaACACCCGTGACACTTATGACACGGAGGAGGGGGACAGACATGAcggaggggatctggatgtgaccggcatctcacacacattacacacagggctagctgatatcatgtctggggtaactggGGGGCTCTATATACAGCCTGCAGATATATCactggatgtaaacacagctaGTAATTATCTACAGATATCAGATGACAGGAAATCTGCAATCTATGCAGAAAACCAGATATACCCAGACACACCAGAGAGATTCCAAGATTATATTCACGTGTTGAGCAGCCggagtttctcctcagggcgacattactgggaagtggatgttgggggATCAGAGAGATGGAGAGtcgggatgtgttaccccagtatagacaggagaGGAGATCAGGCACTAATTAGATATAATTACAAGTCCTGGACTTTGGACAGGGAGTATGATCAGTATTcagtgatacatggcagtgaagTGATCCAGTTACCTGATGGGATCTGCAGTGACAGAGTCAGGGTATCTAtggattatgaggccgggcagatctccttttatgccctgtgtgaccccatcaggcacttccacaccttcactgccaccttcactgagcccctgtATGCTGGGCTAGCTGTAGCAACGGGTTGTGTTAAGATATCTGGGGGAAATCAGAAGTAG